One segment of Procambarus clarkii isolate CNS0578487 chromosome 1, FALCON_Pclarkii_2.0, whole genome shotgun sequence DNA contains the following:
- the LOC138363525 gene encoding tigger transposable element-derived protein 7-like has translation MYAVVQLDEAVYKWFAQHRTAGVTIRGPEIINAASRFVASFEIKNFQASEGWGARFKGRHNIVKKKIVGEKLSADTSSVEPFKHKLRKYILSHNLYSYEIYNADETGLYWRSLPEKTLAMRSEGCVPGRKVNKDRLSAMMCANADSRQNHTILSWFHDVFFKEVRDHQVKKLKVRPSKVRALLLLDNAPAHPRIDTLTSHDGKITCMALSPNTICLIQPMDQGCATKRLHTKIMLNKVLVVLPLGEDMELSVDNRAKRTLENLKNYSIKEAIYNGPSCGVK, from the exons ATGTACGCTGTGGtacagttggatgaggctgtgtacaagtggtttgctcagcaccgcacagctggcgtgacaattcgcggcccagaaataataaatgctgcaagcaggtttgTAGCAAGCTTTGAAATAAAGAATTTCCAAGCAAGTGAAGGGTGGGGTGCAAGGTTCAAAggtaggcacaatattgtgaagaagaaaattgtcggtgaaaaattgagtgcagatacaagcagtgtagaaccatttaaacaTAAATTAAGAAAATACATTTTGTCACATAATTTATATTCTTATgaaatttataatgctgatgaaactgggctgtattggaggagtttaccggaaaaaactctagcaatgaggagtgagggttgtgtgccaggCCGTAAGGTTAACAAGGACAGGCTGTCGGCCATGATGTGTGCCAATGCTGACAGCAGACAGAATCAT ACCATTCTTTCTTGGTTTCATGACGTGTTTTTCAAGGAAGTTCGTGACCATCAAGTTAAGAAACTCAAAGTGAGACCAAGCAAAGTTCGGGCTTTGCTGTTGCTTGATAATGCACCTGCCCACCCCAGAATTGACACGTTAACCTCACATGATGGCAAGATAACATGTATGGCACTTTCTCCTAATACAATCTGTCTCATCCAACCTATGGATCAGGGCTGTGCCACGAAGAGGTTGCACACCAAAATAATGCTCAACAAAGTTTTGGTGGTTTTGCCTCTTGGGGAAGATATGGAACTCAGCGTGGATAACAGGGCTAAAAGAacccttgagaatttaaagaactaTTCCATCAAGGAAGCCATCTATAACGGGCCAAGTTGTGGAGTGAAGTAA
- the LOC138363518 gene encoding uncharacterized protein: MRNSAGFKLIGLGIVGRSVTSPVTHSSLAPVTHSSLAPVTHSSLAPVTHSSLAPVTHFSLAPVTHSSLAPVTHSYLAPVTHSSLAPVTHSSLAPVTHSSLAPVTHSSLAPVTHSSLAPVTHSSLAPVTHSSLAPVTHFSLAPVTHSSLAPLTHSSLAPVTHSSLAPVTHSSLAPVTHSSLAPVTHSSLASVTHSYLAPVTHSSLAPVTHSSLAPVTHSSLAPVTHFSLAPVTHSSLAPLTHSSLAPVTHSSLAPVTHSSLAPVTHSSLALVTHSSLAPVTHSSLAPVTHSSLAPITHSSLAPITHSSLAPVTHSSLAPVTHSSLAPVTHSSLAPVTHSSLAPVTHYSLALITHSSLAPVTHYSLAPITHSSLAPITHSSLAPVTYSSLAPVTHSSLAPVTYSSLAPVTHSSPLLYPSF, translated from the exons aTGAGGAACAGTGCGggcttcaagctgattggtctaggcattgtagggaggag TGTTACCTCACCTGTAACCCATTCCTCCCTGGCTCCTGTAACCCACTCCTCCCTGGCTCCTGTAACCCACTCCTCCCTGGCTCCTGTAACCCACTCCTCCCTGGCTCCAGTAACCCACTTCTCCCTGGCTCCTGTAACCCACTCCTCCCTGGCTCCTGTAACCCACTCCTACTTGGCTCCTGTAACCCACTCCTCCCTGGCTCCTGTAACCCACTCCTCCCTGGCTCCTGTAACTCACTCCTCCCTGGCTCCTGTAACCCACTCCTCCCTGGCTCCTGTAACCCACTCCTCCCTGGCTCCTGTAACTCACTCCTCCCTGGCTCCTGTAACCCACTCCTCCCTGGCTCCTGTAACCCACTTCTCCCTGGCTCCTGTAACCCACTCATCCTTGGCTCCTCTAACCCACTCCTCCCTGGCTCCTGTAACTCACTCCTCCCTGGCTCCTGTAACCCACTCCTCCCTGGCTCCTGTAACCCACTCCTCCCTGGCTCCTGTAACCCACTCCTCCCTGGCTTCTGTAACCCACTCCTACTTGGCTCCTGTAACCCACTCCTCCCTGGCTCCTGTAACTCACTCCTCCCTGGCTCCTGTAACCCACTCCTCCCTGGCTCCTGTAACCCACTTCTCCCTGGCTCCTGTAACCCACTCCTCCTTGGCTCCTCTAACCCACTCCTCCCTGGCTCCTGTAACTCACTCCTCCCTGGCTCCTGTAACCCACTCCTCCCTGGCTCCTGTAACCCACTCCTCCCTGGCTCTTGTAACCCACTCCTCCCTGGCTCCTGTAACCCACTCCTCCCTGGCTCCTGTAACCCACTCCTCCCTGGCTCCTATAACCCACTCCTCCCTGGCTCCTATAACCCACTCCTCCCTGGCTCCTGTAACCCACTCCTCCCTGGCTCCTGTAACCCACTCCTCCCTGGCTCCTGTAACTCACTCCTCCCTGGCTCCTGTAACCCACTCCTCCCTGGCTCCTGTAACCCACTACTCCCTGGCTCTTATAACCCACTCCTCCCTGGCTCCTGTAACCCACTACTCCCTGGCTCCTATAACCCACTCCTCCCTGGCTCCTATAACCCACTCCTCCCTGGCTCCCGTAACCTACTCCTCCCTGGCACCTGTAACCCACTCCTCCCTGGCTCCCGTAACCTACTCCTCCCTGGCTCCTGTAACCCACTCCTCCCCTCTTCTCTATCCCTCCTTTTAA